In Ruminococcaceae bacterium BL-4, one DNA window encodes the following:
- a CDS encoding Uncharacterized HTH-type transcriptional regulator AF_1627: MKTRVKELRTAAELTQQQLANLVHVSSRTIISIETGQYSPSLLLAYRIAQIFGVTVEDLCCLKENKELGDKQYENL; the protein is encoded by the coding sequence ATGAAAACACGAGTAAAAGAACTTCGTACTGCAGCTGAATTAACCCAACAGCAATTAGCTAACTTGGTCCATGTTTCTTCACGCACCATTATTTCTATCGAAACAGGACAGTATAGTCCTTCTCTTCTGCTGGCATATCGGATAGCGCAGATCTTTGGGGTCACCGTGGAAGATTTATGCTGCCTAAAAGAAAATAAAGAGTTGGGAGATAAGCAATATGAAAATTTATAA
- a CDS encoding Pseudouridine synthase produces the protein MKSVTIQKNDAEQRLDKFLTKTYPNLPQSMLYKSIRKKDIKLNRKRCEISTRLKEGDVLEMYLKDEFFQQVEQPFDFLKAPDKLKILYEDQNIMLLDKKPGLIVHPDEHYHFDSLIARVQHHLYATGEYDPRGENSFAPALINRIDRNTGGIVMAAKNSESLRIMNQKVKDRELTKLYLCLVYGHMKKKEDTLEGYLQKNESQNRVYISNKPLPEGKTIRTRYRVLDEAPDVSLLEVELLTGRTHQIRAHLASIGHPLIGDGKYGTNTINKRFGLPYQALYSYKLRFDFSTDAGILNSLNGQEFTVSEMWFLQDFERWKKGKKF, from the coding sequence ATGAAAAGCGTCACCATTCAGAAAAACGATGCAGAACAGCGGCTGGACAAATTTTTGACCAAAACTTATCCGAATCTGCCGCAGTCCATGCTTTATAAAAGTATTCGAAAAAAAGATATCAAACTCAATCGAAAACGATGCGAAATCAGCACTCGTCTAAAAGAAGGGGATGTGCTGGAAATGTATCTAAAAGATGAATTTTTCCAACAAGTCGAACAGCCTTTTGATTTTCTGAAAGCTCCGGATAAGTTAAAAATTCTCTATGAAGACCAAAATATCATGCTACTCGATAAAAAGCCGGGCTTAATTGTGCACCCGGATGAACATTATCATTTTGATTCTCTGATCGCCCGCGTACAGCATCATCTCTATGCTACCGGTGAATATGACCCAAGAGGAGAAAACTCCTTTGCGCCCGCTTTAATTAATCGAATCGATCGAAATACCGGCGGCATCGTAATGGCTGCTAAGAATTCAGAATCACTGCGCATCATGAATCAAAAAGTAAAAGATCGGGAATTGACGAAACTATATTTATGCCTTGTTTATGGTCACATGAAGAAAAAAGAGGATACCCTGGAAGGATATCTGCAAAAGAACGAATCTCAAAATCGTGTCTATATCAGCAATAAGCCGCTCCCAGAAGGGAAAACGATTCGTACCCGCTATCGAGTGCTGGACGAGGCCCCAGATGTTTCACTTTTGGAAGTGGAACTTCTAACTGGCCGCACCCATCAAATTCGTGCTCACCTTGCAAGCATTGGTCATCCATTGATTGGAGATGGAAAATACGGCACCAACACAATCAACAAACGGTTTGGACTACCCTATCAGGCTCTTTATTCCTATAAACTCCGATTTGATTTTTCAACAGATGCCGGCATTCTGAATTCTTTAAATGGACAGGAATTTACGGTTTCAGAAATGTGGTTTCTCCAAGACTTTGAGCGCTGGAAAAAAGGAAAGAAATTCTAA
- a CDS encoding conserved membrane protein of unknown function (Evidence 4 : Unknown function but conserved in other organisms), translating into MSKKKGLPKIKSQSNFVYGCISTILTIVCLAGLFIKFEWRFLIAGIFLIVLAIVNYSLAFSRKGTLEHLADSNDERDIYITMKSSRLTLKLLNYILCTGCFIFLALYGVLKLQIFLIISITLCVVLCILFIVALLVNIYCEKHS; encoded by the coding sequence ATGTCTAAAAAAAAAGGTCTGCCAAAAATAAAAAGTCAAAGTAACTTTGTGTATGGCTGTATAAGTACCATTCTTACCATTGTTTGTTTGGCGGGATTGTTCATAAAATTCGAATGGCGCTTTCTGATTGCTGGAATTTTTCTAATTGTTCTGGCCATAGTAAACTATTCTCTTGCCTTTTCACGAAAAGGGACCTTAGAACATCTTGCAGACAGTAATGATGAACGAGATATCTACATAACGATGAAAAGCAGTCGATTAACACTAAAATTATTGAATTACATTCTATGCACAGGTTGTTTTATCTTCTTAGCTTTATATGGAGTGTTAAAATTACAGATTTTTCTTATCATTTCAATAACTTTATGTGTTGTGCTTTGTATATTATTTATTGTTGCGCTGCTTGTTAATATTTACTGCGAAAAGCATAGCTAA
- a CDS encoding protein of unknown function (Evidence 5 : Unknown function), translating to MGKDKKYIKFKKKYKKKYKKKEQKKLKSLIISTNNIVDNLNLIYAKIEQLKEELNHEEK from the coding sequence ATGGGAAAAGATAAAAAATATATAAAATTCAAAAAGAAATATAAGAAAAAATACAAAAAGAAAGAGCAAAAAAAATTAAAATCACTAATAATATCTACCAATAATATTGTTGACAATTTAAATTTAATTTACGCCAAAATAGAGCAACTAAAAGAAGAATTAAACCATGAAGAAAAATAA
- a CDS encoding membrane protein of unknown function (Evidence 5 : Unknown function), with protein sequence MEQHAQTQKKTLIGYVMAALFAIGAAVAGSMMQLWLALPLGLIAVFLLIASISLRNLRYNITGKDMTSNLAFTGLLAAVVLAGFFLSIKFPLMGTKAQVGFGNVFCVLAGLVLGPVYGGFAAGIGGFFYDLLTGWADSSLVTFALKFLMAFITGLITWGIHGDQKPTLKRIIPAAIVGSLAQCLLYLGHGWLEAILLGNPEDAIKYIMGVKVAVTLVNAAIADVVAIPLFEAIRSALKRSHLAFNR encoded by the coding sequence ATGGAACAACATGCACAAACACAAAAGAAGACTTTAATTGGTTATGTAATGGCAGCTTTATTTGCAATTGGAGCAGCTGTTGCGGGAAGTATGATGCAGCTTTGGCTGGCACTGCCGTTGGGGCTGATAGCGGTATTTTTGCTGATTGCTTCTATCTCCTTGAGAAATCTTCGATATAATATTACAGGAAAAGACATGACCAGCAATCTTGCATTTACGGGACTGCTGGCGGCGGTTGTTTTGGCTGGCTTTTTCCTAAGCATTAAATTTCCTTTGATGGGTACGAAAGCACAGGTCGGTTTCGGAAATGTTTTTTGTGTTTTGGCAGGCCTTGTTCTCGGACCGGTTTATGGAGGATTTGCGGCAGGAATCGGTGGATTCTTTTATGACTTGCTCACTGGTTGGGCGGATTCCAGCTTGGTTACGTTTGCATTGAAATTTTTGATGGCATTTATTACAGGACTGATTACATGGGGCATTCATGGAGATCAGAAGCCGACTTTAAAACGAATTATTCCGGCAGCAATTGTTGGATCTCTTGCGCAGTGCCTGTTGTATTTGGGGCATGGCTGGCTGGAAGCAATTCTGCTTGGCAATCCGGAAGATGCAATTAAGTATATTATGGGCGTAAAAGTAGCGGTAACACTTGTAAATGCAGCGATTGCTGATGTTGTGGCAATCCCACTTTTTGAGGCGATTCGTTCGGCACTAAAACGGAGCCACTTGGCTTTTAATCGTTAA
- the pyrE gene encoding Orotate phosphoribosyltransferase, translating to MKNQKQKWNKGAYKRMITEAQITEILKETGAFLEGHFLLSSGRHSNAYCQMAKLQQYPAKAAEVLAPVAEKLKKMNVDVVVGPAMGGIVYAYEIGRQIGKRAIFTERVDNIMTLRRGFEIHKGERCLIMEDVVTTGKSSLETAKIIEDHGGIVLGIACVVDRSKGTSPLPVVASALQLDLPNWEPENCPLCKEGAGEPVKPGSRKMK from the coding sequence ATGAAAAATCAGAAACAGAAATGGAATAAAGGAGCGTATAAGCGTATGATTACAGAGGCACAGATCACAGAGATATTAAAAGAGACCGGCGCCTTTCTAGAGGGACATTTTCTCTTATCTTCTGGTAGACATTCGAATGCGTACTGCCAGATGGCAAAACTGCAGCAATATCCGGCAAAAGCAGCTGAAGTTTTGGCGCCCGTTGCAGAGAAGCTCAAAAAGATGAATGTGGATGTCGTAGTCGGACCTGCCATGGGCGGAATTGTCTATGCGTATGAAATTGGACGTCAGATCGGAAAACGTGCCATCTTTACCGAGCGTGTCGATAATATCATGACGCTGCGCCGCGGCTTTGAAATTCATAAAGGAGAACGCTGCCTCATCATGGAAGATGTTGTAACGACCGGAAAATCCAGCTTGGAAACGGCAAAAATTATTGAAGATCATGGTGGGATTGTTTTGGGAATTGCCTGTGTAGTGGATCGTAGTAAGGGTACTTCTCCATTGCCGGTTGTTGCCAGTGCTTTACAGTTGGATTTACCAAACTGGGAACCAGAAAATTGTCCGCTTTGTAAGGAGGGAGCTGGTGAACCTGTTAAACCGGGCAGCCGGAAAATGAAATGA
- a CDS encoding DNA repair protein RadC has translation MTGKISPKNPHAGHRERMRERYRKEGIEGFAEHEVLEMMLFYCERCSDTNALSHRLLERFGSLAGVLDAPEQELRKVKGIGEVAITFFKQLPDFYRCYQISASKAPRIYNYAEAGRLFLNRFQGMKEECVQMMLLDSNQRMRWCGILTKGSVTASAIYMKPLVKMAVQYDAVFAILAHNHPSGAILPSKEDLQVTEAVRDALRTVEVTLADHIIVAGDQFLSLHDGGYFDRLFEVCPLGKVADSKESDQS, from the coding sequence ATGACAGGGAAAATATCTCCTAAGAACCCTCATGCAGGTCATCGGGAACGAATGAGGGAGCGGTATCGTAAGGAAGGCATTGAAGGTTTTGCAGAGCACGAAGTATTGGAAATGATGCTGTTTTATTGTGAGCGCTGCAGCGATACCAATGCACTTTCTCATCGCCTTTTGGAACGTTTCGGTTCTCTTGCCGGTGTATTAGATGCTCCGGAGCAGGAACTGCGCAAGGTAAAAGGAATCGGAGAAGTAGCGATTACTTTCTTTAAACAACTTCCCGATTTTTATCGTTGTTATCAGATTAGTGCTTCCAAGGCACCTAGAATTTATAATTATGCGGAAGCCGGGCGCCTTTTCTTAAATCGTTTTCAGGGCATGAAGGAAGAATGCGTGCAGATGATGTTGCTGGACAGCAATCAACGAATGCGCTGGTGTGGAATTTTGACAAAGGGCAGCGTAACTGCGTCGGCAATTTATATGAAACCTCTTGTTAAAATGGCTGTGCAGTATGATGCGGTATTTGCAATTCTTGCGCATAATCATCCCAGTGGAGCAATTTTGCCCTCGAAAGAAGATCTGCAGGTAACGGAGGCGGTACGTGATGCGCTCCGTACGGTGGAAGTAACTTTGGCGGATCATATTATTGTCGCCGGAGATCAATTTTTATCTTTACATGATGGTGGCTATTTCGATCGTTTGTTTGAAGTTTGTCCTTTAGGAAAAGTAGCGGATTCAAAGGAATCCGATCAATCATAA
- a CDS encoding conserved membrane protein of unknown function (Evidence 4 : Unknown function but conserved in other organisms), with product MKIYNKKSFISGITSFLLSLVLLLCCIFETFDIKSVLLMIALFLFGMNGIWRSTSYQMSKQDKVDDLDERNHLIRLKSKSNAFNVTQIVCFILIIAFMFLGTIAKEPFFTYAGVGLTFGFNISMIAEIISSIYYEKHT from the coding sequence ATGAAAATTTATAACAAAAAGTCTTTCATTTCAGGAATAACTTCATTTCTCTTAAGCTTAGTACTGTTATTATGCTGTATTTTTGAAACATTTGATATTAAGTCAGTTTTATTGATGATCGCATTGTTTCTCTTCGGAATGAATGGAATATGGAGAAGTACATCGTATCAAATGTCAAAGCAAGATAAGGTTGATGATCTGGATGAAAGGAATCATTTGATTCGATTGAAGTCGAAAAGCAATGCATTTAATGTTACACAGATAGTCTGTTTTATCTTGATCATTGCTTTTATGTTTCTAGGTACTATCGCAAAAGAACCGTTTTTTACTTACGCTGGAGTTGGACTGACTTTCGGTTTCAACATTTCAATGATAGCAGAGATTATCTCTAGCATTTATTATGAAAAGCACACTTAA
- the yclH gene encoding putative ABC transporter (ATPase component) (Evidence 3 : Putative function from multiple computational evidences; Product type t : transporter), which translates to MSILELKNLSYSYDGIHPILKDITYTFEQGKVYAIMGKSGAGKTTLLSLLSGLAKPTSGTILFQNKDITTIDRYHYRSKYVGVVFQGFNLLPQLTAVENVELSMDISGMKIKDRCEVAMNLLDKVELDEVKANRRVLKLSGGEQQRVAIARALSYNPDILLADEPTGNLDGETQNAVMNIFLRLAQEENKCVIIVTHSPEVARQADIVYELKSTKCADLSPLQ; encoded by the coding sequence ATGAGCATATTGGAGCTGAAAAATCTCAGTTATTCCTACGACGGAATACATCCTATCCTTAAGGATATCACCTATACATTTGAACAAGGAAAAGTATACGCTATTATGGGAAAGTCTGGCGCAGGGAAAACCACTTTATTGTCTCTGCTGTCTGGGCTGGCCAAACCTACGAGCGGTACGATCCTTTTTCAGAACAAAGACATTACCACCATTGACCGTTATCATTATCGCAGCAAATATGTGGGCGTTGTGTTTCAGGGATTCAATCTTCTTCCGCAACTGACTGCTGTAGAAAACGTGGAATTGTCTATGGATATCTCGGGCATGAAGATCAAAGACCGGTGTGAAGTAGCTATGAATTTATTAGATAAAGTAGAGTTAGACGAAGTAAAGGCCAATCGCCGAGTATTGAAACTTTCCGGCGGCGAACAGCAGCGCGTCGCTATTGCACGAGCACTATCTTACAATCCAGATATTTTGTTAGCTGATGAGCCTACCGGTAATCTTGATGGAGAAACACAGAATGCAGTAATGAATATTTTTCTTCGACTTGCTCAAGAAGAAAATAAATGTGTTATTATCGTTACCCATTCACCTGAGGTGGCCCGTCAGGCTGATATTGTGTATGAACTGAAATCCACAAAATGTGCTGATCTTTCTCCCTTACAATAA
- a CDS encoding FtsX-like permease family produces MYIVRNALRNIARSKGRNILVGIIVFVIAISSCVALSIRQAASKVESQSLDNLKITGQISVNRESLFQNTQNAASSGNTSSKDIRSKLSSLQGPTLDELKTYASAPSVSSFYYTISSTVNANNNSFEPVDTSSSKNSSNSSASASTEDRQNAREGKEMSGNIPEGMGTQGNFSLTAYSSESAMTNFQENNSSITDGSMIDLTAADNTCLISNELASLNNLSVGNTITITNPNNDGETYTLTITGIYNNSNTESTNTMMQFSTSSDPANLIIISTGTMNNIVAQSTSAAKTSTDQNTGVTSTTALRTKTSGTYVFNDVSAYESFQNEVKDMGLSDDYSVSSTDLNNYEQSLVPLKNLSKFAGIFLLIVLLVGGVVLIVLNIFNIHERKYEVGVLTAIGMKKSKVALQFITELFTVTFVSIIIGTAVGAAVSLPVTNSLLASQVASQQTQSSRVEQNFGRGRQMENGQGGTSANTTGEATMASPSGFSRQTGKSVTNYISSVQSATDMTVVVELLGIGVLLTLISSLVAIIFILRYEPLKILTNRT; encoded by the coding sequence ATGTATATTGTTCGCAATGCACTGCGGAACATTGCACGCTCTAAAGGCCGCAATATTTTGGTTGGCATTATCGTATTCGTAATTGCCATTTCCAGCTGTGTAGCTTTGTCAATTCGGCAAGCGGCATCTAAAGTGGAATCCCAAAGTCTGGATAATTTAAAAATCACCGGGCAAATTTCTGTTAACCGTGAGTCTTTATTTCAGAATACACAAAACGCCGCATCTTCTGGTAACACTTCGAGTAAAGATATTCGCTCGAAACTGTCATCGCTTCAAGGGCCGACGCTTGATGAGCTAAAGACTTATGCATCCGCTCCATCCGTCTCAAGTTTTTATTACACCATTTCCAGCACGGTCAACGCAAATAACAATTCTTTTGAGCCCGTGGATACTTCATCTTCCAAGAATTCAAGTAATTCATCTGCATCCGCTTCGACAGAAGACCGTCAGAATGCCCGCGAAGGAAAAGAAATGAGTGGAAATATCCCGGAGGGGATGGGTACACAGGGGAACTTCTCCCTCACCGCATACAGCAGCGAAAGCGCGATGACAAACTTTCAAGAGAATAACAGCTCTATTACGGATGGCTCCATGATTGATTTGACAGCTGCGGACAATACTTGTTTAATTTCAAACGAATTAGCATCGCTCAATAATTTATCTGTAGGAAATACCATCACGATCACCAATCCAAACAATGACGGTGAAACCTATACACTTACTATCACAGGTATCTATAACAACAGCAACACGGAATCCACCAACACTATGATGCAATTTTCTACTTCCAGCGATCCGGCTAATTTGATTATTATTAGCACCGGAACTATGAATAATATTGTTGCCCAATCAACATCAGCAGCGAAAACCTCTACAGACCAGAATACCGGAGTGACTTCTACTACTGCATTACGGACTAAAACCTCTGGCACTTATGTATTTAACGATGTGTCAGCCTACGAATCTTTTCAAAACGAAGTAAAAGATATGGGGTTGTCAGATGACTACTCCGTTTCTTCAACCGATCTAAACAATTATGAACAGAGTTTGGTGCCGCTGAAAAACCTCAGCAAATTTGCTGGTATTTTTCTTCTGATTGTGCTACTGGTTGGTGGAGTCGTTTTGATTGTACTCAACATTTTTAATATCCATGAACGCAAATATGAAGTTGGGGTGCTGACAGCAATCGGTATGAAGAAAAGTAAAGTAGCTCTACAATTTATAACTGAGTTATTTACTGTTACTTTTGTTTCTATTATCATTGGAACCGCTGTCGGAGCAGCCGTTTCGCTTCCCGTCACCAATTCACTGTTGGCGTCACAAGTTGCTTCCCAACAGACGCAGTCAAGTCGTGTAGAGCAAAATTTTGGTCGCGGCAGACAAATGGAAAATGGGCAGGGAGGCACTTCTGCCAATACAACCGGCGAAGCAACGATGGCTTCTCCTTCTGGTTTTTCCAGACAAACTGGAAAATCAGTTACTAATTATATCAGCAGTGTACAATCAGCTACTGATATGACCGTTGTTGTAGAGCTTTTGGGAATTGGCGTATTGCTTACTTTGATTTCCAGTCTTGTCGCCATAATTTTTATATTGCGCTATGAGCCGTTGAAAATTCTTACCAACCGGACATAA